A region from the uncultured Draconibacterium sp. genome encodes:
- a CDS encoding OmpA family protein: MSKKFIDIEDNNQFGLSTGDLMAALLLIFVLLLIGTMLKLQEEFDSKSDIAERYKELQIDIYKDLYEEFETDLEVWQAEIDSSLTVRFKEPDVLFDAGSSNLKESFSDILDDFFPRYIKVLRKDKYVDHIEEIRIEGHTSIEGRNGMSDNESYFYNMKLSQDRTRSVLQYCLNLLQSEVFDWTRDRATANGLSSVKPIAGNETEEDRKQNRRVEFRIKTDAEKQIREMLRYAEN; encoded by the coding sequence ATGAGCAAGAAGTTTATAGATATAGAAGACAATAATCAATTCGGCCTTTCAACGGGAGACTTAATGGCTGCATTGTTATTGATATTCGTGCTTTTGCTTATTGGAACAATGCTAAAGTTACAAGAGGAGTTTGATAGTAAAAGTGATATTGCTGAAAGATATAAGGAATTGCAGATTGATATATACAAAGACCTATATGAAGAATTTGAAACGGACTTAGAGGTATGGCAAGCAGAAATTGATTCAAGTCTAACCGTTCGGTTTAAGGAGCCAGATGTATTATTTGATGCAGGAAGCTCAAATTTAAAGGAATCATTTTCTGATATTTTGGACGATTTTTTTCCACGGTACATAAAAGTTTTGCGTAAAGACAAATACGTTGACCACATAGAAGAAATTAGAATAGAAGGTCACACTTCCATTGAGGGACGAAACGGCATGAGCGATAATGAGTCGTATTTCTATAATATGAAACTATCTCAGGACAGAACACGCTCTGTTTTGCAATATTGTTTGAATCTACTACAATCAGAAGTTTTTGACTGGACCAGAGATAGGGCAACTGCCAACGGCCTCTCCTCGGTTAAGCCAATAGCGGGAAATGAAACGGAAGAAGACCGAAAACAAAACAGACGCGTTGAATTTCGAATAAAAACGGATGCAGAAAAGCAAATCAGAGAAATGCTAAGGTATGCCGAAAACTAA